The Cydia amplana chromosome 20, ilCydAmpl1.1, whole genome shotgun sequence nucleotide sequence TCCTGAACTCCTTAAACTCATCATCCAAGGAAAGATCCAAGGGAAAAGATCATCAGGACGAAGACGTAACTCATGGCTCAAAAATCTCCGAACACGGTTCAAACAGAGCACACGCTAATTATTCCGCGCAGCTGTGTCTAAAGTTCGTATAGCCCTCATGATAGCCAACCTCCGGTAGAAGATGGCACTGAAAGAAGAAGAATATGGCTAATCCTTTGTCTAAACTAAACTTACAATAACAGCCATGATGGTGGAAAGAGCTTGGATGCTGGCGTGAGTCCTGGATCTCATGCATATAACCGGCACCGTAGCTTGGTTTGCGAAGCGTTGGATGCAGTGATGCGTAGATGTCGCCACGAATATCGCGTCCGCCATGTATgagaaaatactaaaaaaaataggtttagATTTATATTTTCGTGTTATTCTCAAATCATTTTACTTGCTTGCAAGTTGGTCGCAGAAAAACTTCCTATGAAATTTCGTCGTCACtgctttaggtaggtatacaagaGAACAGAACCACATGGATCTCCATGATCAAGGGCGCGGACGTGGCTATAATAAGAATAAagggttaagagccaacaggagtggtcatttctccatacaaacgtactagACTGTTTCCTTCGTGGGTTTTGaggctagagcaatgattttttcaacacagattaatattgtcaatatctgtgacggaccgttttgcttttttttgatatttttgttttttaaggcgctagagcccttcaaaaatggccaaaatggcctaattgactatgccgcaatgagaggcgcgctattcaaaacttatatcaattagccaaaaaagcaaaacggtccgacacagataatgtcataatcatttagatttccaaatttggttacgattggttaagttttggaggaggaaacagtcgagtacgaaacctcgacttttgagatttttacgcaggatttttcgccttgtccttatcgcactagttttaggagccgcttccgttagcgagacgggtatatttacctaaaatatttaaatttcagctcctgttggctcttagcCCGTCACAGACGGAGCGATATTATATCGGCAGATACCGTAAGATACGGCATCTCACAATAACTATCTATTTGACAGAGTCCAAATACGAAGCTGTAATATATAATTTGGTATCTTACGATATCTTATCGCAAGGCATCTTTAGATACCTTAAGATGTTATAGCTCGGTATATTACGATATTatgttttggtaggtacctacctatatttcgtCTCTCTCATAATGTAGAAGTGCTAGACGATAGCgatatatattttggtatcgTTGGCGTGTCCGGTGCTTAATAGCGATACTCTAAGACATCTGTCGGTATCTTATGGGGTAAGTATCTGCCGATATATTATCGTTCCGTCTGTGATGGGCTTTATAGcgcttattacatattatactgAATATACACAGTTGCTGGTAAGACCGTGTAAATGTAGCCTACTTAATAAGcgcttattattatgtaatataataGACCTTCTAATCTGTACCTGCCATTGTAATCCTGGTTCCAAATAACATGATCAACAATGCTACAATCATACGCGCCCAGCAAAGTTGCGGCCTTCGAGACCGCCATGTTCAGCACGGGCTCATTCACCTCCTGCAGCACCATTATCTTGCAGTCTTGGAGAACGTTCTggaaaataaaagtttttgcaaaacaaaacatttttggtACGTTTTTATCGCTGACGACACTGACTGGACtgttctttccacaggcaactaattaaTACTCGTCGAGACAATGCTAACAACCCCACACACAATTACTTTgctttgttttatcacagagttcctcatagccacctcctgtctacatatatatatgtatgcaaactttcagctcaatcggaaatcgggaagtgggtcaaatttgcCAAGCCAACCAGTTTTATAACCTTGGGAAATAcacataaaaacaaaagggcCTCGTAGATACGTCTTCGCCTAAGGCTAGTTCATGTGGGTCGATAGAGATGATAGCAGGGCCGGATTTCCGCCTATTAGGCCCACAAGGCCCGGTCCTAGGAAACCTAACAATGGTTTTTGAGATGGAGAAGGGGGCCCTAAATTCCCAGTGCCTAGGAGCCCTAGGTCTCTAAATCCGGGCCTGGATGACAGAATCTTTACCATTCGCTTGCAGTGAGTATCTTTATAGCAGTACTTCAGGTTAATCGCACTGCTTATAATGTTCATCACCATCTCAGCCGTCCACTGCTTGAAGCATATTAGGTGGTTAGGTTTCGACATTCTGCAACACGAAATGCTTTTAAGTGTGTCAAAGAACAGCCGGGTCCCGGACCGGTTATTAATGCCTACTATTACTAGGTACTATTAGGGCCAGAAACGCACagatgtggctttccattacaGGAGGGAccttatgcttcaagtgcaataatGTCCTTTTTCTCCGAtattccaacagaaattctgGGAGAAAATTCCTAAGTCTacatgaagcataaggacccttctctgataAAAGTCCacatatatactcgtatactcGAGGCACGACTAGGGCCGGTATTCCGCCTATGCCCACAAGGACCGGGCCCGTTTTGTGGTACCAAATGCTAGGCCATACGAAGTACCTAGGGGCCCTAGATTTCTAAAACCGGGCCTGGACAAAGCCTAGTTCGACAACCTAAGGCAGAAAAGGCTTCACTGCAACCGCAACGCTGCTCTTCTTGCTGATTCATGCTTCACCTGCAGTTGTGGCAAAAGATGTCAATGCTGCCATCGGACTACTAAAGTGCTACGTGAAGTTTGGAGCTTCATATgtacctacgaggggcgttcaaaatattctcggtattgatatcttacgacctcttctaaaatttctttcgttactggccgctaaggtttattcattgacattaaaaaaaagtataattcgaaccgagatagtcttttgtttttctgcaattgctgaacaaacatgaacatcatgtgcgaattgacaatgttaactaaattagaacatcgatgcgtgataaaattcttgacaaaacagggtaaaaatcaaaaaaccataaaagaggaaatggattgtgtttaccgtgagtctgctccttctttatctaccattcaaaagtggtcaagcgagtttaaacgcggaagggagagtattgaagatgaccctagacctggccggcctgtagtagctacttcacaagaaaatattgataaagtggaaaaacttatattggaagatggtcgagtgaaggtaaaatctatagcacaagtaaccaatctctctattggtaccgtacatgatattatacatgaccatcttaatatgtcaaaagtaagtgcaagatgggttccgcgaatgctgactcggcttcaaaaagacatgcgtgtagcttgttgttccgattttattgacctgtgcggtgaaaatcctgatgaggtgctgcaaagaatagttactggagatgaaacctgggttcatcattatgacccagagagtaaacaagagtccatgcagtggcacattaagggttcagctcatcccaagaagttcaaggtcatcccttcagctggcaaggtcatggccacgatattttgggattgtgaaggagtattactaatcgattataaagaaaaaggtgtaaatatcacaggacagtactacgctaacattctatgtcaattaaaggatgtaattaaagaaaagaggcgaagaaagttaaccaaaggtattctgcttctgcatgacaacgcccccgtccatactgctcatattgccaaggcagctattgttgaatgtgggtttaaaactgttactcacccaccgtatagtccggacttagcccccagcgacttctttttgctccccaatcttaaaaaggatctgcgtggaaataaattttctgacgatgaagcattgaaggcggcagtggaggagcatttttacacgaaagataaaaaatatttttacgagggaataaaaaaaataattgatcgatcttttaagtgtataaaCATAGGGGGGgaatatattgaaaaataaaaatatcaaacttttcgtacttgtttgttttcattctcataccgagaatattttgaacacccctcgtatgcattttcttactgccaagtttgtgcaaagttagcgtggtcagagtCTAGGCCCGCAATAAATTCCATGAGTAATATGACCTTTTAGCTCTACTCCAAGCCATCTAATACAAAATATACTTAGTGAAGATACTAACGGGAAACACTGCCCATATGATGCGTAATTTTTCATCTGAAATACAATAGGATACAATTTTGCAAAGTGTCTGAAGATCTTCATTTTGCGCTTTAATCTTAAAAACGGGTGAATTTTGTGTGTCTAATTAATAACTACAATTTCTCAAAGCCCAATCAACTTGAGGTGCAATGTCATAATATCTTGTCACaaccatagatggtagtatttgtCACAACACAGTACTCGTTTCGTTCATcaaatttttatgaaaatatggcACTTATAACAAGCTTATAACgataatcagtgccagggggtgttaaaactgtatcaaaaatatatctttaatttgtaatacgtataatgacttggccatcgcacggctgcaaaatgacataaggatcatcgtcacctattaaatatatttctaattgaacataacgctagcgctaattgcagttcgagcattacacatatttacgagtacggtacgagtaaagcattatgtgcgattgccaagtcattatatgtattacaaattaaagatatatatttgatacagttttaacaccccccggcactgattaaaataaccggcttggtttcacattacatttcaaaacttttttgtagtagaagcgttgcgagacttgcacctttttacatgtaatgtttttgatgggctCTCAtcgatctcatctctttttgtaggcagtccttcttttcgggtactcatacccatactaggtatgtatacacacatatcataaagaaacacatcttcattcatactcacatcgttcatcgtagtgtacctttactttacctactatttgtaggaactgcaacagtaactttgtaatagcatatatttatatgggattacaaacttacttaagcagttcttagatctttaaaacgtgactgatattgcaatatttttaggttttctatggcttgataagctgaaaactacttatgtttaaaatttgaagcttgtgggtatactagaagtaccttagaattgtgatgatcgtaggtgagtgagtgagtgagtgagtgtgtcagtgtcgaaaataaggaactttgacgtacaataattcttaaactactagttcaaattgaatgtttttgagaatatatcttaagcatgtttagccctatatattactgaaaattcagggttctactcgtagcttcagccagcacaaaattacaggacgtcgaaaatagcctgaatcgcttcgagaaaaggatggtacggctaATGGTGCGTGAACTTTTACATACATTGTTATGTTAGATAACTCTGTTTCTACGGAACACAGAACATCTACATAATTTGTCACTTATCAGAATCCAATCATCTAAATTATCAGGTATCATTAACAGATAATTCTGTATTTTGGTGATAACAACCATTTCAAATGAGTCAGCCGAATTGTAATATATCCGCAATGGCTCTTGCTTGTTTATTTTGATTGAAATTGTAGGCGTTTCAGTGTTTTATTGTGTTAAAAATGCAGTTGTATTTAAGGAAACAACTAGTGATAGTCAGTATAAGTAAGTATCATTTATacgtacctatagtacctacaagTAAACATTGTAAACCAGACAGCGTACCGCGAACatataaaatcgaaatttcgttatcggcCTCTGTGTCACTCTTGCGTAGGTATACGATCGATAGACAGGCAAATAGACGGTTTTAGTATCTGAGATAAGTATCTATACAgagcattatttatttttttctaatcccCTACAGTAATCTCAATAATGTGAGTACccactcagacaacgatatatgtaaTACACAATgtaaaacacccatgactcaagaACCAAGATACCTGTGCTCTTCAAGACAAATGAATatccttactgggattcgaacccagaaccatcggcttcataggcagtaAGGCCAGATCGGTGGTCAATGCAAATGAAAATATGGCACTTATAACAAGCTTATAACgataatcagtgccagggggtgttaaaactgtatcaaaaatatatctttaatttgtaatacgtataatgacttggccatcgcacggctgcaaaatgacataaggatcatcgtcacctattaaatatatttctaattgaacataacgctagcgctaattgcagttcgagcattacacatatttacgagtacggtacgagtaaagcattatgtgcgattgccaagtcattatatgtattacaaattaaagatatatatttgatacagttttaacaccccccggcactgattaaaataaccggcttggtttcacattacatttcaaaacttttttgtagtagaagcgttgcgagacttgcacctttttacatgtaatgtttttgatgggctCTCAtcgatctcatctctttttgtaggcagtccttcttttcgggtactcatacccatactaggtatgtatacacacatatcataaagaaacacatcttcattcatactcacatcgttcatcgtagtgtacctttactttacctactatttgtaggaactgcaacagtaactttgtaatagcatatatttatatgggattacaaacttacttaagcagttcttagatctttaaaacgtgactgatattgcaatatttttaggttttctatggcttgataagctgaaaactacttatgtttaaaatttgaagcttgtgggtatactagaagtaccttagaattgtgatgatcgtaggtgagtgagtgagtgagtgagtgtgtcagtgtcgaaaataaggaactttgacgtacaataattcttaaactactagttcaaattgaatgtttttgagaatatatcttaagcatgtttagccctatatattactgaaaattcagggttctactcgtagcttcagccagcacaaaattacaggacgtcgaaaatagcctgaatcgcttcgagaaaaggatggtacggctaATGGTGCGTGAACTTTTACATACATTGTTATGTTAGATAACTCTGTTTCTACGGAACACAGAACATCTACATAATTTGTCACTTATCAGAATCCAATCATCTAAATTATCAGGTATCATTAACAGATAATTCTGTATTTTGGTGATAACAACCATTTCAAATGAGTCAGCCGAATTGTAATATATCCGCAATGGCTCTTGCTTGTTTATTTTGATTGAAATTGTAGGCGTTTCAGTGTTTTATTGTGTTAAAAATGCAGTTGTATTTAAGGAAACAACTAGTGATAGTCAGTATAAGTAAGTATCATTTATacgtacctatagtacctacaagTAAACATTGTAAACCAGACAGCGTACCGCGAACatataaaatcgaaatttcgttatcggcCTCTGTGTCACTCTTGCGTAGGTATACGATCGATAGACAGGCAAATAGACGGTTTTAGTATCTGAGATAAGTATCTATACAgagcattatttatttttttctaatcccCTACAGTAATCTCAATAATGTGAGTACccactcagacaacgatatatgtaaTACACAATgtaaaacacccatgactcaagaACCAAGATACCTGTGCTCTTCAAGACAAATGAATatccttactgggattcgaacccagaaccatcggcttcataggcagtaAGGCCAGATCGGTGGTCAATGCAAAGATTTATCCatgttattttctttaattCCAGTGTATATCGGCCAGATGCTAGTTGGGTTCGGCTTGGGCTGGACAGCACCGGTTTTACCGAAGCTTCAGGACCCGGAACAGTCTCCTATCTCCACTGAGATCACACCGGCATTAAGCTCTTGGATTGGCTCGCTGCTGTACATCGGAGGTATTATTGGTCAGTTTGCAACCCTGATGTTGAGATTAAGAGCTTAAatgttttttcttttgtttttcgcgAAGCTTTTGAGACAAATTAACCAAACATAAATTATTTGGAGGTTCTTTTCAATTCGTTAGGTTTTTTGAACCATCAACGACCAATTAGCATATTTTTAGACCAAGTAAATGACGTGTATTACACAGGGCACAATATTCGATccacttttatttattataatatttctaATAATAGTCTAGTGTCAGGTTTGTCATAGGTATAAGACTTAGTTTTGATGGATTGATTGAAGTGTGTATTAGAGTATTAGAAGAAACTTTCCTTTGATTTGCAAGTAggttaatattatgtttaattctAAGTAGCAATATTTATCACTGTCCTAACACTCCTAACGTATTTTTTCCAACGTTTTCAGGTCCCTACATCACTGGCTACTTTTCCAACATCATTGGTCGGAAGCCATGTCTGTTGATCGGCGGCGTTATCACAGCCTTCTCCTTCGTCCTCGTCATCTTCACTGGTAACCTGGCCATGATCTTTGCCTTCAGAATCATCAAGGGTTTCGGTATTGGCATCATCGCTGTTGGCAATATTGTCTATATTGGAGAAATAGCGTATGTtgtctttgtttttatttattttccggGTAGCGTTTCCCGTGACTGACGATTCCTAAACCTTTTTGTACAGAGATTAGGTAGATAAGTTAAGAGCAATGGCCAGTTTAAAGTGTTGTAGTTAGTACAATACCTTTACTGTGTATGTTCCTTAGTGTTGGTACATGATAATTAATCACTTTATGTAAATGGTGACTTTCAATTCAACATAGTAACAACCTATAACGTCGATGAATTTTTGGTTTTACCTAATCCTTTCACAGACTGACAGTTCAAAAATGACATTCGAATGTCACTCTTACTCATTgaaaatagaacacatgtttgaagtgcAGTATGTGTTAAAGTTATTGTTATGCCACTAAACTGTCCAAAAATTAAGTTGAATTTGACTTAACtaagaagtaggtaggtaaataaaatagacggactaataaataatacagataTTACTACTTTTAGATCAAAAAACATTCGAGGAATTCTCCTAACAGCCACTGGAATCGCCGGTACCTTGGGTACTCTAATAATATTCTCTGTGGGCCCATACGTTTCTTACGCAGGCACTGGTTGGCTCGGCTTAGGACTCACTTTAATGTTTGTCAGCTCCGTGTTACTGATTCCGGAGTCTCCGATGTTCGCTGTGATAAAAGGTCAGTACGTATAAGATGCATTGGGTTAGTCCACCTAGTTATACTACTAGTTATACGAtataacaaaatgaacaaataaaATCCTAATAGTTATACTGAGCAGTATGACTAAACGGATTTGATTATTTTGGTTCGGGTACGTCCATTTAgttatattgttaaataaactcaattaatttttttggatattttacgttttcacacattttacttcatttaaaataacaacgtCAAGTCAATTATTGATACAGATATATATATCAAGATAGATAGATGTATAGATATATATTGagtttatttaacaatataacTAAATGGACGTACCCGAACCAAAATAATCAAATCCGTTTAGTCATACTGCTCAGTATAACTATTAGGATtttatttgttcattttgttataTCGTATAACTAGTAGTATAACTAGGTGGACTAACCCGATGCGTGCATTGGGTATGCCCTAAGTTACCCTAACGcaccttaataaaaaaataatttacaaaaagacattaaaaaaacaaacaacttaattgaaaaaaaaaagaaacaagtTGCCTAAACTAAAGGGACACTTTGTTATAAAGAACTGATCGGAATTACAAATAACAATTATCCTTGTTTATAATATCAGTCTGAACGTAATAAACTGCAGCTGcaggtgtaggtacataattaaagagatataataattaatttagttttgcaGATAGAGAAGATGTAGCTAAAAGAATCCTCATGGATCTTGGAAGACACGACGAGATCGAAGAATTTTTAGCGTCAAAAATCGAAAAGACAGGACAAAGAAATATCTCTGAATGGAAAGAATTGTTCTCAATAAGATCAAACAGAAGAGctctatttatgttattaatgtTGAACATACTCCAACAGATGAGTGGTATGGTGGCTATGTTGTTCTTTACTACTTCCATATTTGAATTAGCTGGATCGTCAGTTACTCCGCATATAGCAACGATTATTATTGGAGTAACGCAGTTAGGTTCTAGTTGTTTTACACCGTTGTTTGTGGAATGGTCGGGAAGAAAAACGTTGTTGCTTTTATCAACGGCTATCTGCGGCATGAGCTTagtgagttcattattttataagtttaaTAATCTTGTTATGGTTACAatattcaattaattttaaagcCTTGTCATAATGAATTGTCTGATGATATTTACTTATCCTTTAACTTTATccatatttgtattttatgaGCTTTCGTCTTTTTCGTTTCTTGTTGTTAGTTGTAGACTGTAgttttttaaaaaaagtttgtttAATTGTAACTAACAGCAACTAAACATTGCTAATTGCTTTTGCAATAATTCAAAACATTTCAATAGttgatatttttatcaatattagaGCCTACTGTTTTGTATTTGGCCTTTCTTgttagattattttattttattttccttttcaGACGGTGTTAGGTACATACTTCTATTTTGCTGAACGTGACTATGCAGTTGATGAGACAGTCGGCTGGCTACCGCTTTTTACTTTAATTGTATTCTTCATGTTTTATGACTTTGGTAAGTGCTCTTTgtccaaaaagtaattaaagagAATAAAGCAATGGAATGTACTTACATCTATTATATCTAATAACGTCTAAAATTCTAATATTTAGCATTGAAAACgtatatttaagtaaaataataaggtATCTCGCTGAGACATTCTTTAAACATGAATGTAAAAAGGCAATATTTAGTGCCGGCCCaaccaaggttacaatcgctatcgcttcgacaacgaaacgctttgtgtctctctgtcactcttccatattagtgtgacagtgacagttgcgtttcggtcgctacggagcgtaagcgattggcatgttggctacgcggagttggagttagaccaagatatgtCTGTACTTCTGTAGCgattttatatgaaattatgacttttAAATGACGCTTGCACTACGTACGCTATCAAAccattgcagacttttcttggtgtaaCTCTACCTACGCTTTGTGattataagtttaatttatagtttttatatattttgtagcCGCATCTTATTTTATGTGGCAACAAATAGTTTCTTATTCTTAAAATTAACCCTTTCATTCCAGGTTTCGGCATTATCCCCGGAACGCTAACTGGCGAGATGTTCCGCTCCAACGTCCGCAGCACAGGTGCAGCCGTGACAGTCACGACCGCATGGATCATCGGCTTCGTCGTCTCCTCCGTCTTTGGGTACATGATGGTCGTCGGCATGCACTTCATCTTCTGGTTATTCGCGGCGTCGTGTTTGTGCGCTTGTTTGTTTACGGTGTGCTATGTGCCCGAGACGAAGGGGAAGAGTTTGGTTGAGATACAGGAGATGCTGGGATGATGGTTCtgtgatatttaaaataaagtttattgtgAGTTTATACAACAGTGGTTTTCTCTGCTTTATTCAGCttaagtgtggctaccaccagtttggcactgacataaacgctgtcaagaacgtaacttactttcatcTCACTACTacatgcatctcgctcgtactcgcatattagtgcgaacgtgatgtatagaaagtaaattacgtagaagtTAGCGTGTAtgttagttttgacactgtcagtgactcatggtactggtaaagggctcatttagacggtgcaagAATTCG carries:
- the LOC134657420 gene encoding facilitated trehalose transporter Tret1-like; amino-acid sequence: MQLYLRKQLVIVSIMYIGQMLVGFGLGWTAPVLPKLQDPEQSPISTEITPALSSWIGSLLYIGGIIGPYITGYFSNIIGRKPCLLIGGVITAFSFVLVIFTGNLAMIFAFRIIKGFGIGIIAVGNIVYIGEIASKNIRGILLTATGIAGTLGTLIIFSVGPYVSYAGTGWLGLGLTLMFVSSVLLIPESPMFAVIKDREDVAKRILMDLGRHDEIEEFLASKIEKTGQRNISEWKELFSIRSNRRALFMLLMLNILQQMSGMVAMLFFTTSIFELAGSSVTPHIATIIIGVTQLGSSCFTPLFVEWSGRKTLLLLSTAICGMSLTVLGTYFYFAERDYAVDETVGWLPLFTLIVFFMFYDFGFGIIPGTLTGEMFRSNVRSTGAAVTVTTAWIIGFVVSSVFGYMMVVGMHFIFWLFAASCLCACLFTVCYVPETKGKSLVEIQEMLG